The following nucleotide sequence is from Dichotomicrobium thermohalophilum.
TGGCCCGGCGATGGAGTCGATACCGACGACCCCGAACACCTGCCGCTTGGCCTCGGCGACATAGGCGTTGCCCGGCCCGACGATCTTGGCAACCGGCTGAACCGTCTCCGTGCCGAAAGCAAGCGCCGCGACGGCCTGCGCGCCGCCGATGCGGTAAACCTCGTCGACGCCGGCAAGCTGCGCGGCGGCGAACACCAGCGGGTTCATTACGCCAGCCGGCGTCGGCACCACCATCGCCACCCGCGGCACGCCCGCCACTTTGGCCGGTACCGCGTTCATCAGGACCGAACTTGGATAGCTCGCCTGCCCGCCCGGCACGTAAAGCCCCGCCGAGTCGACCGCCGTCCATTTGCAGCCGAGCTCCGCGCCCTGCTCGTCGGTGTAGCGATCGTCGCTGGGAAGCTGACGGCGGTGAAATGCCTCGATCCGGTCACGCGCCAGCTTCAGAGCGTCCATCGTCTCCGGCGCGACCTCGGCCACGGCCGTCGCCATCTCCGCATCGCTCACGCGGATACCGGCGGCGGCCAGATCGATTTCGTCGAAACGCTTCGTCAGCTCGGCCAATGCGCCATCCCCGCGTTCGCGCACATCCGCGATGATCCGGGCGACGGTCTGGGAGACGTCGGCCTCTTCCTCACGGCGCGCGGCGAGAAAGGCGTCAAACTGGCGTGCGAAATCCGCGTCGGCGGTGTTGAGGGAAACGGGCATTTCAGCTCTTTCGGCGTTGCGGTCAATCGGTACGGTCCGATTGGGCGGGCGTATCGTCGATCTCGTGCTCAGGCTTTCTGCGCGCGCGCCAGGCCGCGCTCATGTCGCGCAGCTCGGCTTCGATGCATTCGACCGTCAGCCGGATCGCGGCATCGCCGGCAAAGATCAGGAGCACCTCGCCACCGGGCGGGTCGGTGGGTTGAAACTGGATGGCCAGCAGTTCGAAGACACCGTCATTCCGCCGCCGGTCGATGTTCTGGATCTTGGCATCCAGCACGCGATCGAAGCGCAGCGCGGACTGGCGCCGCTGATATCGTCCCTGCTTGCCAGTGCCGCGCTCGGCGTCCAGCCAGTCGAAACGATTGAGCACCGCGGCAAACCGTTGCTGGCGCGGGAGATAGGTCATTTCCTGCACGCGCATGATGGCGTCCTGCAGATGCGCGGAGATCACCTGCAGGTCCTCCTCATCCAGCGCATGCAGCTTCAGTGCCGTCATGGATGAATCCTGTCGCGCAATAAACGGGGCCAACGCCCTTGGCGCGCCAGTGTATGAGGGGCGCGCTGCGTCACGTGCAGGATAATCTGCCGGAAATGCAGCCCGCGCTCAAGCGGCGAGACGTTCGACCTGCGCGCCGCAATCGCCCAGCTTGCGCTCCAACTCCTCGAAGCCGCGGTCGAGATGGTAGACGCGGTTGATCTCCGTGTCGCCCTCGGCGACCAGTCCGGCGATTACCAGCGACACCGAGGCACGCAAGTCAGTCGCCATCACCTCCGCGCCACGCAGCGACTTGACGCCATGAACCGTGGCGGTGTCGCCTTCCAGGTCGATCTGCGCACCCAGCCGCGCCAGCTCCTGCACGTGCATGAACCGGTTCTCGAAGATCGTCTCGCGGATATGCGAGCTGCCGTCCGCCTTGCACATCAGCGCCATGAACTGTGCCTGAAGATCGGTGGGGAAGCCGGGGAACGGTTCGGTTTCCACATCAACGGGCGCCAGCCCGGCGCCGTTGCGCGCGACCCGGATACCGGAGTTGGTCACGTCCACCTCGACGCCAGCCTCGCGCAGCACGCCGATCGGCGCTTCCAGCAGGTCGGCGCGGGCGCCTTCCAGCATCACCTCGCCGCCCGTGGCCGCGACGGCCATCGCGTAGGTGCCTGTTTCGATCCGGTCGGGCAGGACGGTATGCACCGCGCCCTCGAGATAATCGACGCCCTGGATGTGCAGCGTGGAGCTGCCGATGCCCTCGATCCGCGCGCCCATCTTGGTCAGGCACGTGGCAACATCGCTCACTTCCGGCTCCATCGCCGCGTTTTCAATGACGACTTCCCCTTTAGCCAGCGCCGCGGCCATCAGCACGTTCTGCGTTGCGCCAACAGAGACCTTTGGGAAGGTGACGCGCCC
It contains:
- the hisD gene encoding histidinol dehydrogenase, with translation MPVSLNTADADFARQFDAFLAARREEEADVSQTVARIIADVRERGDGALAELTKRFDEIDLAAAGIRVSDAEMATAVAEVAPETMDALKLARDRIEAFHRRQLPSDDRYTDEQGAELGCKWTAVDSAGLYVPGGQASYPSSVLMNAVPAKVAGVPRVAMVVPTPAGVMNPLVFAAAQLAGVDEVYRIGGAQAVAALAFGTETVQPVAKIVGPGNAYVAEAKRQVFGVVGIDSIAGPSEVLIVADKDNRPDWIAADLLAQAEHDAAAQSILITDDGELAEAVSREVEKQLATLPRGNIAGASWERFGALITVAGLDEAPDLVNRLAPEHLELATADPEALMKDIRNAGAIFLGHYTPEAVGDYVAGPNHVLPTSRTARFSSGLSVLDFMKRSSILRLSADALRALGPAAMTLADAEGLDAHARSIEMRLNR
- a CDS encoding DUF2948 family protein; protein product: MTALKLHALDEEDLQVISAHLQDAIMRVQEMTYLPRQQRFAAVLNRFDWLDAERGTGKQGRYQRRQSALRFDRVLDAKIQNIDRRRNDGVFELLAIQFQPTDPPGGEVLLIFAGDAAIRLTVECIEAELRDMSAAWRARRKPEHEIDDTPAQSDRTD
- the murA gene encoding UDP-N-acetylglucosamine 1-carboxyvinyltransferase, whose product is MDKIRVTGGVPLNGAIHISGAKNATLPLMIASLLTSDTLTLKNVPNLADVANLARILRNHGVDSALDGKRANGAPQQGDTLHLTARDIVDTTAPYDMVRRMRASFWVLGPLLARCREARVSLPGGCAIGTRPVDLHLEGLKALGAQIELDGGYVVAKAPGGLQGGRVTFPKVSVGATQNVLMAAALAKGEVVIENAAMEPEVSDVATCLTKMGARIEGIGSSTLHIQGVDYLEGAVHTVLPDRIETGTYAMAVAATGGEVMLEGARADLLEAPIGVLREAGVEVDVTNSGIRVARNGAGLAPVDVETEPFPGFPTDLQAQFMALMCKADGSSHIRETIFENRFMHVQELARLGAQIDLEGDTATVHGVKSLRGAEVMATDLRASVSLVIAGLVAEGDTEINRVYHLDRGFEELERKLGDCGAQVERLAA